A window of Eubalaena glacialis isolate mEubGla1 chromosome 11, mEubGla1.1.hap2.+ XY, whole genome shotgun sequence genomic DNA:
atggcccgggttcagtccctggttggggaattgagATCCCTCAAGcagcatggtgcagccaaaaaagaaaataaatagggacttccctggtggcacagtggttaagaatctacctgccaatgcaggggacacgggtctgagccctggtccaggaagatctcacatgctgcggagcaactaagcccgtgtgccacaactactgagcctgcgctctagagcctgcgagccagaactactgagcctgcgtgcctagagcccgtgctctgcacaaagagaagccactgcaatgagaagcctgtgcactgcaacgaagacccaatgcagccaaaaataaataaatttatttatttaaataagtaaGTATATTTAACTTAATAGTTGTACTAGAAGAGAAACAGATTTGAGGGGGAAGCTGACAAGTTCAGTTCAGAACATACTATGTTTGTGTTACCTGTGAAAAACCCAAGTGGATTTTTTAAGTGGACAATGGATTAGACTGGAGCTCCAGAGAAAGATCTGGACCAGAGATATGGTGCCAGCAACGTATGGAGGTCATTTGAGCTGGGGAGAGAAAAAGATCACCTATGGCGTATAGAATGCAAAGGGTACAGGATCTTAGACAGACTTCTGGGGTTTAAGAAGCAAGCAAAGTCCTTCCTTATGCAACGGAGAAGGAACTGCTGAAAAGGTCAACTGTGTTGGCTGTTGCTGAGATGTCAAGCAACATAAGGACTGCAGAGTTAGGGGTGACCCTATGAGGAGTGAGCTTGCAAAGGTgagggagtgaggggagaggaAATGGAGACCCCCATGTGTAGGCAACTTTCTCAAGAAGTTTGACTGTAAGAAGGAAGACAGAGATAGGGTGGCAACTGGAGAGTACAGTAAAGGGAAGTTTGTCTAAAGATGGGAGAGACTTGGATATGTTTAAAAGCTAATGGTAAGGAGCCAATAAAGAGGAAAAGGATAAAGTGCAGGAGAGATGGCAGAGAAGGCAGAAGAGGATGAGATTTGAGCAGTTAACAaccaccagatgaatggataaatgaataaagttgGTCACTATTTTGGAAGTGGGAAGGGAGAGTTGAGAGGTAAGGTTCTCCACAAGTTGAAAACAGAGCAAACTAAGGAAGACATCACTGAGACAGAATCCCAATACTGGCAGCCTGGGACTCAAATCACGTGTCAGGGGAGGAGAGCTGGCTCTCTGATGTCACCAAGGGGGTGGGGCACTCCCTACCCCACGTCTCCAAAGCCAGACAGAAATCCTCACATCTTGCAGGGGAGAAACTGAGAGAAGGGGAAAAGAGGCGTGGTCAGGTAAGgaggaagcacaggtgtggggtTTAAAGCTCTGGCAACCGACAGCGGAGGTCAGTTCCCACCTTCCACCAGGGAGAAGCTAACATTAGTCCCCCATTCACCCCCATAAGCTGTCAAAGCATCCTGTACTACTTGTCCATAGTCCCTGATTCAattgtaattaataaatttattatgtcATCAGTTAAGATCTGTCTTTAAGCTTCAAGAGGGCAAGGGCTATGTCtatctccttcccttctcttatCTCCAGTAGCTGACACTGTTCTTTtcacacaggaggtgctcagcCAATCCTTGTTAAgagcatgaatgaatgaacccaCACACTAAAGTATGGTCCCACCCAAGAGGCTTATGTACAGAGGATCATATCAAGGCTGCTCAGCTCCCCAAAACACATCCTAAATTGAGAGGATGGTATTTTCACCTCTTCCTCAAACTCTGAACCCCTCTGTGTTTCTCCCagccactttctctttctctccagttTGGTCTTagtatttctctctctggctctctgtttctctgtctttatgTTTTTCTGAATCTGCACAGGAAGCACGCAGTTTTAGGTCTGAGGTGATTGGCAATAGAAACATTGGTGCTTGTGTAAATTTAATAAAGGGTCACACATTTTTGTATCTTTGTCATTCATTGACTCCTGTCTCTTTGCCTGTGTTCTGTCTCAGACCTGATTCTTTCTCCTCATCTTCTTGTGTCCAGCTCAAGAGTCCCACCACCACCCAGGACCAGCTCCTCTTGTCCCTGGATCTTCTGATTGGCCCCAGAAGGTACTTAGAGGAAAATCACCCAGCTAGACCCCCTCCTCTGATTTCCTGCCTTGCTGGTCTCGAAGCCCTGCTGACCACATCCTCTCTCACCTTACTTACATACTTCCTCATTAGTCACATCAGCCAGGACTTCTCAGCCCCCAAAACCTGTTACTGACCCCCACTCAGGCCCTCTGCCTTACCCCCTCCTCTTACCCCAGGCTTTCTAGTCTTCCCTTCTACCCCACACTGCTCTTAGAACCATGTCTCTCTGCCTGCAAGCAGCCACTCCTGTCCTTTTCTGGATCTCCCTCACCCCTTTTTCCCATAGGTGACAGTACCGATGACAATGCTATCAAGCTGGTGGTGGCCAAGTACCCAGGGAAACCTAGGGCTGGGGCCCCGGAGCCCTTCTCAGGGATCCCAGCTCCGTGCCCTGTATGCCTTCACTTACACTGGGGCAGATGGCCAGCAGGTGTCTCTGGCTGAAGGGGACAGGTTCCTACTGCTTCAAAAGACCAACTCAGACTGGTGGTTGGTAAGGCGCCTGGGAGCACCCCCCGCCTCTCGCCCCATCTTCATCCCAGCTGCCTACATGACAGAGGAATTCAGCCCTTCCCAGAGCCCAACAACCATCACCCCCAGCCAATCCCTCCGGACTCCTGGTGAGTAAGTCCTCCCCCATCACCTTCCTACCTCCCTGGCTTCTGGGAATTATTGGAAAGATCCCCTTCCCCGAAGCTGTTGCTAATCCTCTACTCCTACCCCTCATCCCCACCATGGTGTCCCTATCGCCTCTCCTTCCTAGTCTCAAGCCTTCTAGATCTCATGTAATTTTCTACCTGCTCTTGTCTTCCCTGTGAGCCCCCAAGATCAGGGACCCAGCCAAGACCCATGGGGGGACCCTGCCCCCAACTCttcccatttttctgtttccaggGCCAAAGTTATTTCCTGGCTCCCTGGAGGAGACGCACCTGAGTCAGGAAACCCCAGGCAGAGCCCAGGCTACATCTGAgcagcctcctcctcttccccctaaAATGTGTAGAAGTATCAGTGTTACCAACTTGAGGCCCAGCCTCCTGAAGAACTTCCAGGAAGGACCAAGTAGAAGATCCCTTTCCCAGGAAGACTTGCTGACAGAGGCCGATGTGAACATGGTGAGTCATAGTGCTTCTTCTGAGCAGTCAGTCAACAGACATTTACTGCTGGGCTTAGTTCTAGGCACATTAGCAAACAGGACAGACAGAATCTCTGCCCTCAAGGGATTCCCATGGGGGTGATGAACACATAAATAAGATAGCCCTTGGTACTAataagcgctacaaagaagctAAATGTGGTGGAGGATGAATGAAGTGGTCTAGGAATGCATCTCTGAGGAAATGACATttagttgaatctgaatgaggagAGACAGCCCTGAAACAAATGAGGAGATGAGAAAGAATTCTAGCTGAGGGACAGCAAGTAGCAAAGATCCTGAGGGTACGTGGAACCTGGAAAATGATAGAGGGACTGAAAGGCCAGCTTagctttgcttttctctctcagcCTCTTGACTCCTGGCCCAGGGCAGGGTTTTTTGCTGTGTCCTGTCTTGCTAGCTCAGGTCACCAGCGAGTTTCCTCTAGAGATGGAACTCCCTTGATCTTCCTGAAGATtcagcccctcccctctctcttacTTACTAGTGGGTGAAAAATGGCCCCTCCTCTCTCACACTCCGCTAGCAGGAGTCACTCCGCTGACCCCTCTCTGTCTCCTTTTACTCTGGAGGATGTGAGGGTGGGACGCTCCTCTCGACCCCTCCCTCCACGCACACGGAAAGCCTGTTCCCCTTTCCTGAGGTCctctggtgggggtggggtgggggaggagggaagttgGCAACAGGAAGTGAGGAGAAGAGCAAAGACTGTGAGGGagggagtcaaaaaaaaaaaaaaaaaaaaccagaaaaaaaccaGCTGCAGGAGACTAGGGTTTCTTCCTCAGTACCTGGGTCACCCCAGCCAGGAGGTGGTGGTGAGAAAAtggtgggggagagaggaggagatggTTAGGAGAGGGAAGATCGGGGAGGGCCACAGGTAGAATAACTACCTCTTTCTTCCCCCTTTCCTTGCAGGCAAGACCCCAGACCTTCATGTCAGAGCCCCCTGTGTACTGCAACCTGGTGGACCTTCGCCGCTGTCCCCGGTCCCCACCCACAAGCCCTGCATGTCCCCCGCTGCAGAGGCTGGACGCCTGGGAGCAGCACTTGGACCCCAACTCTGGACGCTGCTTCTACATAAATTCGCTGACTGGCTGCAAATCCTGGAAGCCTCCACGCCACACTCGCACCCGAGAGATGGTGAGACCTTCCCTCCTGCTTGTCCCTTGTCCCTTCAATCTCCTCCTTTCCCCTACTGATCCCCAAAGTAGTATGTTTTCTCACTGGGACTCTCAGAAGATCAGACAAATCAAAAAATTGTTAAGAAGGGTGTTGAGAGCCGATTGAGGTGGCATCTGGatgtagttttgcctttccctCCCCCCAGAACCCTGGCTCCATGGAGAGGCCACAGACCATGAATAGGGACAACGGTGTCCTGCAACCTCAGGCAAAGGACTCAGAATCTGGCACAGGGACACCAGGACTTTTCGACTCCCAGGTgagatccctccctcctcctgatcACATGCAGGAAAAGCCATCGTTTTAGACTTTCTCTTTTATGCAAGACATTCTTCTTCAGTACCCCACCACACCCCCTGACTCACACCCCCACATCCGCACCCTTCTTCCCCCTACAGCCAGGGACTCCGAAGTTAAAGTTTCCTCCACCTGTTTCTCCAATCCCCTCCCCCAGGGTTCACCCTCCCTCTGCAGACGCGCCTCCCAGCTTGACCCCTCAGACCAGCCTTCAGCTCTGCAGTCCCCTCGGCCCCTGCCGCAGGTCCTGGACGACCCCCATGTAAGTCTCCCGTTTCCTTGTGAACACCAAGATCCTCCCCGCCCAGCCCCCAGTTCTTGCTCCTTCAGAAaggtcttcctctttctgagcGTTGTCTGGGTATCCTCTCTTACCGAGCACCGCCCGCTCAACTTTAAAGGACCTCACTCCTGGGAGATCCCCTGGGGAAAGCCATGGTGACTGTGGGGGGCTCTGGGTGACTTATTGATACCTTTCCTTCCTCTTGCCAGGAGGTGGAAAGGTCGGGCATGCTCAATATGACCAAGATCGCCCAGGGCGGCCGCAAGCTCCGGTGAGAACTGGGAACACAGCAGGGGCGGGGACTGTCGGATTCCGCGGGGAGCGCCAAGTGTTGGGCCCTCCCCACGCGAATGTAAATGACCTCTGCACTATTATCACTGCCCCCTGCCGCCCCTGCAGGAAGAACTGGGGCCCATCTTGGGTGGTACTAGCGGGTAACAGCCTGGTGTTCTACCGAGAGCCACCGCCGATCGCCCCCTGCACCGTCTGGGTGAGTGTGAGGGAGGGGAGCAGCGGGGGGCAGGAGGGGTTCCGGCACAACTTCTACCGGCCTCAGGCCTACcggaggggggggggagggggagggcatgTCAAGAGGAAGGAGCGCAGCCTCCGGTGTCCTCGCAGTCCAGCGGGTGAGAGGGAGGCCGTGAGGGGAACAGCGCcgtggcctcagtttctccccgAATTGCCAGGGACCAGCGGGTAGCCGACCCGAAAGCAGCGTGGACCTGCGCGGGGCCGCCCTGGCCCACGGCCGCCAGCTGTCCAGCCGCCGCAACGTCCTACACGTGAGCGCTCTCCCGCTCGTCCCCGAAGCCCCACCCGACCCGAGGGTGCGCCCCCCGTTTCCCTCACGGGTCTCCCGCTGGGCGTCCCTGCTCTTTATGCTCCTTCCCGCTGACCCAAGCCCTTTCCCCGCGGGCCCCTCAGATCCGCACGGTCCCTGGCCACGAGTTCCTGCTGCAGTCAGACCACGAGGCCGAGCTACGCGCCTGGCACCGCGCACTGCGGGCCGTCATCGAGCGCCTGGTGAGATGGGTGGGAGGTGGCGGGACAGTGACCCGGGAGAGGCTCGGGCGGGCAGAAGGAGTGGAGAAGGAACTGTAGGGGTGGTGAGGGACAAGGTGGCATGTAGAGCCCTGGGGTGGGCCTGGGATGTGTGGGACCCCAGCAGCCGGCAAGGGGGGGGGTGCAGATTTCTCTCCGAGCTCTCTTCCAACCTCTGATTCGGCCCATCTTGCTGTGCGGATCTAGGATCGAGAGAACCCCCTGGAGCTGCGTCTGTCCGGTTCGGGACCTGCGGAGCTGGGGGAACTGAGCGCGGGGGAGGACGAAGAAGAGGAGTCCGAGCCGGTGTCCAAGCCACTGCTGCGGATCAGCGGCCGCCGGAGCTCCAGTTAAGGGGCAGGCCTGGTGGGCGGGGTCTGGGGGCTTTTCCCCGCTCCTCGGAGCCACAGCCGCGGCTGCTCTCATGCTCAGATTGCACTTGCTTCCGCAGGTCGGTGTCCGGAAGGAGCTGAGCAGAACCGGGTACGAAACAAACTAAAGCGGCTTATCGCAAAGAGACCGCCCTTGCAAACCCTGCAGGAGCGGGGTCTGCTCCGAGGTGAGATGGGCTGGGCCACCTAACGCCCTTCTCCTTCGTGCCTGCTTTAGTGTTTTTGCAAGCACTTTTATTTACATTCCGGATCTCGGCATCAGCCCAtttcatggatgagaaaactTCAGCGAGGCTCAGAGTAGAGCTTCC
This region includes:
- the ARHGAP9 gene encoding rho GTPase-activating protein 9 isoform X1, which gives rise to MTMLSSWWWPSTQGNLGLGPRSPSQGSQLRALYAFTYTGADGQQVSLAEGDRFLLLQKTNSDWWLVRRLGAPPASRPIFIPAAYMTEEFSPSQSPTTITPSQSLRTPGPKLFPGSLEETHLSQETPGRAQATSEQPPPLPPKMCRSISVTNLRPSLLKNFQEGPSRRSLSQEDLLTEADVNMARPQTFMSEPPVYCNLVDLRRCPRSPPTSPACPPLQRLDAWEQHLDPNSGRCFYINSLTGCKSWKPPRHTRTREMNPGSMERPQTMNRDNGVLQPQAKDSESGTGTPGLFDSQGSPSLCRRASQLDPSDQPSALQSPRPLPQVLDDPHEVERSGMLNMTKIAQGGRKLRKNWGPSWVVLAGNSLVFYREPPPIAPCTVWGPAGSRPESSVDLRGAALAHGRQLSSRRNVLHIRTVPGHEFLLQSDHEAELRAWHRALRAVIERLDRENPLELRLSGSGPAELGELSAGEDEEEESEPVSKPLLRISGRRSSSRCPEGAEQNRVRNKLKRLIAKRPPLQTLQERGLLRDQVFGCQLESLCQREGDTVPSFVRLCVAAVDKRGLNVDGIYRVSGNLAVVQKLRFLVDRERAITSDGRYVFPEQPGQEGRLDLDSAEWDDIHVITGALKLFLRELPQPLVPPLLLPHFRAALALSESEQRLSQIQELISSMPKPNHDTLQYLLEHLCRVIAHSDKNRMTSHNLGIVFGPTLFRPEQETSDPAAHALYPGQLVQLMLTDFTSLFR
- the ARHGAP9 gene encoding rho GTPase-activating protein 9 isoform X2; the encoded protein is MSEPPVYCNLVDLRRCPRSPPTSPACPPLQRLDAWEQHLDPNSGRCFYINSLTGCKSWKPPRHTRTREMNPGSMERPQTMNRDNGVLQPQAKDSESGTGTPGLFDSQGSPSLCRRASQLDPSDQPSALQSPRPLPQVLDDPHEVERSGMLNMTKIAQGGRKLRKNWGPSWVVLAGNSLVFYREPPPIAPCTVWGPAGSRPESSVDLRGAALAHGRQLSSRRNVLHIRTVPGHEFLLQSDHEAELRAWHRALRAVIERLDRENPLELRLSGSGPAELGELSAGEDEEEESEPVSKPLLRISGRRSSSRCPEGAEQNRVRNKLKRLIAKRPPLQTLQERGLLRDQVFGCQLESLCQREGDTVPSFVRLCVAAVDKRGLNVDGIYRVSGNLAVVQKLRFLVDRERAITSDGRYVFPEQPGQEGRLDLDSAEWDDIHVITGALKLFLRELPQPLVPPLLLPHFRAALALSESEQRLSQIQELISSMPKPNHDTLQYLLEHLCRVIAHSDKNRMTSHNLGIVFGPTLFRPEQETSDPAAHALYPGQLVQLMLTDFTSLFR